AACGAGCGTAACGCCGCCATGATCTGTAGAGATCCAAACGGCGCCGTTATTATCCTGGGTAAAGCCTACTACGATGTCTGCTGTAAGCTTATGTTGTTTTGCTTCTTTGTTAAAGTGCAGGAGGTTTCGTGAAGCGGGGCTGAAGCACCAGGCGCCGCGGGGGCCTGCGCCGGCGGCGAGCCAGAGGTCGTTTTGACTATCGGCGAAGAGCAGCCAGTTAGCGGCTGCCGAGGAGAGATGAGTGAGCGTATCGGACCGGAAGAGGAGTTTAAGGTTATTTCTATCTCTCGATTCGATACGTCCGTTCTGGTAAACGAGCCAGAGGTTTTGCTGCGTATCGAAGGTAAAGGCGGCGATGCCTGGGATACGCAGTTTACGATTACCGGGGTAACTATAGAGCCCGGATCGATAGAGAAACCAATAGGTTTCTTTCTGATCTTTTATAATATTCCTTACTGTGTCGACGGGCAGGTTCCATTGTTGCAGCAGGGTGTTGGTATTACGGGAGAACCGGTTGGATGCGGGGTTGAAGAGAGAGGCACCTGAGGCGGTATGAATCCAGAGCGTATTGCCTGGGGCGTTGAAGAGGTTAACGATAAAGTTATCGCTGAGCGAGGTATTGTCGTTTGGGTTCTGGTGAAAGGTTTTGAAGTTATAGCCGTCGAACCGGTTAAGTCCGGACATGGTACCTATCCAGATGAAGCCCTGTACATCTTTGATGATGGCATTGACCTGGTTATGCGAGAGACCTTGTTGGTTATTTATTCTTGCAAACTGGTATTTTTCCTGTTGCGCTTTGAGGTTATGCGACAGGATAAAGGATAGCGCAAGCCAAGATATTGTTTTTGATAGTAGCGACATGCCTGGCAAACAAACGGTGAGCAGCTAATATATTTAAAAAAAGCCACCAGTGTTATTTATATGGCAAAGTGCCGTAGTTAGATGATGCTACGGCACTTTGTAAAAAGTAACAACCTTAAGTAAGACAGGCATTTATGTGTTAGTTCCTGCTAGTATTTTTTTGTTTTTTTATTTCATTCAATCTCTTGTTGCGGGCGATCTGGATATCATCGACGAGGACAGAGATGTCTTCATCGGACAGTTCATCGACGTCGAAATGGGAGACGGCCCCTTTGTCGGACGCAACGGAGAGGATACGGGATCTTGTAGCCCACCAGAAAATAAGCTGGAAGACGCCTGCGATAATGAGGAGTTGGGACTGGCTTGCGGGATCGGCGACCCAGAGGGTAATGCCGAGCAGGAGGCAGATAACGCCTGAGAAAAGCAGCAGTCTATAACCGCGGCGTTCTACGTTTACGTTATTCACCTGTTCCAATGGCAGGTCGGTGCTACCGTGGTCCATATCATCAATATGTATTCTGCGGGTTGTAAGAACGAATTCTTCTTCGTTAACAGCGAGGAGTTGTTCTTCGCCTGGCATAATCGTAGTCATAGTGGGTATATTATATGATGAGACATTCTTGCCTAAATCGTATACTACCGGTGCCTGCTATGATAGTCGCCCAATAATTGCCAGGTAAAAACTGGCAAGCAATCTCAGACCGTTTTAGCGGTTTCTACATGTAGCCCATAAGCGGGTCAGACTATGTTGAAGCACCGTTTCTGACCCCTAATTTAAGGTGTTTTATTGTTTTGTGCAAATAACCGGAGGCATGATTTACATCAGCGATCATGATCAGTGGAGCGGGGAGCAGGGAGTGATCTTAAGCAGTTGAAAGACGGCTAAAAGGGGGTATTGCAGACAGAAAAGCGGGGCAGATGGGGAGTGGGCTTGTTGAGGCGTTAAAATGGGCTCCGGCGGCGTGTCCCGGTGGGATTGGGTAAGCGGGTAAGGCGAGGGATGTTAAAAAGATGATAATACCCTGTTTCAAGGGGCAATTGCGACAACCAGGGGTTACCGCATTACGTACATAAGTTAGAACCGCCAACAAGCTATCATTATAACATTTGGCATAGATCCATTATTGAAGAGATTAAAATTGGTGTTTTTCATAGGTTAGCAACAGGCCTATCCTTTCCAGGATCCGGGCCTTTTTTTTGACCAGATGTTGGGATTAGGAATGAGGTTATGCCGGGATATAAAGAGCGAAGCCGGAGATTTGTGATCTCCGGCTTTGTTTTATGACCTTAGCTGGTAAGTATGTAGCATTTTGTATGCTTTCTCTATTCCAGCCTAGTGTTTTTTGTTGTAATCATCGGCGGCGGCCTGGGCTTTTTCGAAGTCGAGGACTACGCCGTTGATGCAGTAGCGAAGACCTGTTGGTGGCGGGCCGTCGTTAAAGACGTGGCCGAGGTGAGCTTTACATCTGCCGCAGGTAACTTCGGTACGTTCCATGCCGTGGCTGTGATCGGGGGTATAGATCACAGATGCTTTGGAGATGGGTTCGTAGAAGCTGGGCCAACCGCAGCCGCTTTCGAATTTGGTGTCGCTTTTAAAAAGCGGGTTGCCGCAGGCTGCGCAGTAGTAGGTACCTATATCCTTAGAGGTTTCGAACTTACTGGTAAAGGGCCGTTCGGTGCCTTTATTGCGGGCTATTTCATACACTTCGGGGGAAAGGATCTTTCTCCACTCATCATTGCTCAGTACTACTTTTCCGGTATCGGTACGGGAGTAGACCTGCGATTTTTTATTTGCGCTGTCCATAGTTCCTTTTTGATTGTTGTTGCTTTGTGCGTGACAACTCTGCATCAAACAGTTTGCCAGCAGGAGGAGGCTTAATAGTTTCTTCATAATCTGACGGATTGGCAACTGAAAGCTGCCTATTTTCAAAGTTACCCAATAACAAATGCATATACGTCAGGGTTTTCGGCTACGATTGTGAAGAAATTGGGAAATTTTGGGCATCGGATAGTATATTTGCTACTCACACAAGCATTTTATGCCACATGTTTAATCTGATCTTATTTGGTCCTCCGGGAAGTGGGAAAGGTACCCAAAGTGAAAAACTGATTGCTAAATACGGCCTGAAGCATTTAAGTACAGGCGATCTTCTGAGAAGTGAAATAGCCCAGCAAACGAAGTTGGGTTTAGAAGCCAAAAGCTTTATCGACAAAGGAGAGTTAGTTCCTGATGCTGTAGTTATAGGCATGATAAAGAGTGCGCTTGAGGCGAACAGTTCCGCCAAAGGCTTTTTATTTGATGGTTTTCCGCGAACGCAGGCCCAGGCAGTAGCATTAGATGAGCTGCTGGCAGAATATCAGGCAGAGATAAACGTAGTGCTGGCGCTTGAGGTAACCGAGGAGGAGCTGGTAAAACGTTTGCTGAACCGTGGTTTAACAAGCGGCCGTACCGATGATGCTGATGAAACTGTGGTACGTGCGCGTATCGTAGAATATCATAAGAAGACCTCTGTTGTAGCCGATCATTACCGCAAATTTGACAAAGTGGTAACAATAGCGGGCGAAGGCAGTGTAGACACGATCTTTGGAGCGTTGAGCGCTGAGATCGACAAGAAATTAGGTTAGTTTCTTTATCATTATAGCCAGATACCAATTGTAGAGTCCTGCACCCAGTGCGGGATTTTACGTTTATAGCGTATTATTGGGGACTTATATCCTGATACTATGTTACGCATTTCATTCCTGGCGCTGGGCTGTCTGCTGTTTGTTAGCAGCGAGGCGCAGCAAACACCGTCTTCGCTTTTATCTTCCATGGCATTGTCGCGGCCGGCTTCAGCGCCTGCAGTTCCTGTACAGCCAACTGTGTTGGCAGATATGGGATTGCGTTCTACTCAAGTTGTTTATAGTAGCTATTCGACAGGAGGGGACTCCAAACAAGACCATTCCGCACCTGCGGGCTCTTTTGATACTGCCTTATATTCTGATCTGCTTCATCTGAATATGAAGTATATAGGGGATACTACGCAGCAGCAGTATAAATTTTCTACCGGTGTTTATACCAGGTTACTGCGCTCGCCTGAGGTGGGGTTGTATAACCTGTGTGAAGTGTACCAGCGGAACGATGGAACAGCCATTATCAGTCTGAGAGGAACGATTGGGAAGGCAGAAAGCTGGATGGAGAATTTCCTGGCGGCGATGCTGCCGGCTACCGGCAGTTTACAGCTAACAGACAATACACGATTTGTTACCAGCTGGCAGTAGATTCGCAGGCTTATGTGCATGCGGGCTGGCTGATAGGGCTAGCTTACCTCTCCCCTTTCATCGATAAAAAAGTTGACTCCTTACTGGCGGCGGGCACCCGTTCTTTTATCGTTACGGGTCATAGCCAGGGCGGCGCATTGGCCTTTCTGACCACATCTTACCTGCATTATAAGTTTGGCAAGCGTTATCCTGACCTTCAGCTAACGGCTTATTGCAGTGCGGCGCCCAAGCCGGGTAACCTGTATTATGCTTATGACTTTGACTATATCACACGTGGCGGGCATGGTTTCAGAATTGTAAATACAGCAGATTGGGTACCGGAGACGCCGGTATCGGTACAGACCATCGGGGATATGAAATATCCCAATCCGCTGGCTGATGCCAAGACGACCATACGCAAGCAGAAATTCCTGGTAAGGCTGGTGTTGAACAGTATGTATGGCAAAATGAACCGGCGGTCGCTCAAGACCATGAAGACTTACAGGAAGTACCTGGGGCATACTTTGTTCAAACGCGTGACTGCCGTGCAGCCACAGCTCCGGGAGCCTTCGTTTGTGTATAGCAGCCATTATATAACGGCCGGGGCGCCTATAATTTTACCTGCAGACAGCAAGTATTATGAGCAGTTTGTTTTTGACGGGAAGAATGTGTTTGTGCATCATAGTTTGCAGGCGTATTTGTATTTGCTGAACAGGTATTCGCGTTAAGGAGAAACAATATCCTTGTTACTATTATTTTGTTTTTTCCCAAATTTTCTGGGGAAATTAATCTTTCGGCGGCACTTTTTTTACCCAAAAGCTATCCGGGATACTATTTTCCATGGGGAAAATAAAAGTATACTTCTTTTTCAAACCGAGTTTGCTGACTTCATAAATAGAATAATCATAGGGCCGGCTATAGAATACTGAAGTATCGTTCCCGGTTTCGTAGAACGGCAGGTGATGTTCAGACATACAGTCTTCCGGTGTTATCATTTCGTTTTTCATATTATAGGGGAGAAACCCCGCAACCACACTATCATTGTGTGTGAGGAATATTTCATGGATCCGGCCATATATTTTTTCTATGTAATATTATTTTCATCTACTATTAACAATATCAGGTTAGAAGCATTATTTGTTTTTATATGGTATTCCCTCATAAGAGTCGTCAACTCTTGCTCGTTCATCATTCTAGGGTTGATAATAAAGAAAGCCTTGTTATGATTGAAATGAATGGGATTAGGAAGCAGCCCACCTTGGGCCACGGACTCAATTTTCGTGTAGTTCCTTACCTTTATTGAATCGGTGATATTCACGATAATGGAGCGACTGTTCTCAAGGCTACCGAATTCAGAAGAGCTAAGCGATATTTGGTTGCTACCAATACGCAGGTTGTAAATAAGCCCATCGTATTTTACCGCACCCGGCGAAATAGCCTGATCAAACTGTTTACGAGTGCTCAGTGTTACTATATGATCATAGGGAAGTCTATTTTTACCAAAATCGAGGAACCAATATGGAATGGCTTCTTTGTTTTTAAGCTTATAGACAATATTGTCATAACCATAATGGAAAAACAATTCGCCTTCATCGTTTACCTGAA
The Filimonas effusa genome window above contains:
- the msrB gene encoding peptide-methionine (R)-S-oxide reductase MsrB; its protein translation is MKKLLSLLLLANCLMQSCHAQSNNNQKGTMDSANKKSQVYSRTDTGKVVLSNDEWRKILSPEVYEIARNKGTERPFTSKFETSKDIGTYYCAACGNPLFKSDTKFESGCGWPSFYEPISKASVIYTPDHSHGMERTEVTCGRCKAHLGHVFNDGPPPTGLRYCINGVVLDFEKAQAAADDYNKKH
- a CDS encoding adenylate kinase, producing MFNLILFGPPGSGKGTQSEKLIAKYGLKHLSTGDLLRSEIAQQTKLGLEAKSFIDKGELVPDAVVIGMIKSALEANSSAKGFLFDGFPRTQAQAVALDELLAEYQAEINVVLALEVTEEELVKRLLNRGLTSGRTDDADETVVRARIVEYHKKTSVVADHYRKFDKVVTIAGEGSVDTIFGALSAEIDKKLG
- a CDS encoding lipase family protein, with protein sequence MHAGWLIGLAYLSPFIDKKVDSLLAAGTRSFIVTGHSQGGALAFLTTSYLHYKFGKRYPDLQLTAYCSAAPKPGNLYYAYDFDYITRGGHGFRIVNTADWVPETPVSVQTIGDMKYPNPLADAKTTIRKQKFLVRLVLNSMYGKMNRRSLKTMKTYRKYLGHTLFKRVTAVQPQLREPSFVYSSHYITAGAPIILPADSKYYEQFVFDGKNVFVHHSLQAYLYLLNRYSR
- a CDS encoding 6-bladed beta-propeller — encoded protein: MIILDKPAQSVMLFNREGKFIRRIGRAGSGKGQFMEITDMVYYPETNLIEIFSLPERKLLRFNTSGELMNEVLSEFYFLAFYHSKDGYWVYGCFPENKKKGVFEFRGNKYNLLLLSEDLKTAKSGFCESRNFFDRTSNNDNFQVNDEGELFFHYGYDNIVYKLKNKEAIPYWFLDFGKNRLPYDHIVTLSTRKQFDQAISPGAVKYDGLIYNLRIGSNQISLSSSEFGSLENSRSIIVNITDSIKVRNYTKIESVAQGGLLPNPIHFNHNKAFFIINPRMMNEQELTTLMREYHIKTNNASNLILLIVDENNIT